In Mauremys reevesii isolate NIE-2019 linkage group 16, ASM1616193v1, whole genome shotgun sequence, a single window of DNA contains:
- the LOC120384778 gene encoding thyrotropin-releasing hormone receptor-like: MENSSKFDSPTNISLASSDAVFDVIEYKAISVFLVLVICGVGIVGNIMVVLVVLTTREMKTPTNCYLVSLAVADLMVLVAAGLPNISDSLAGTWIYGHAGCLGITYFQYLGINVSSCSITAFTVERYIAICHPMRAHTMCTVSRAKRIIAVVWSCTSIYCMLWFFLVDINVNKSQHLECGYKVSRNLYLPIYLLDFALFFVTPLFVATMLYGLIGKILFASPIPEQAGATAEPWRERSGKEKNGVDTRGSKPSSRSRTRGALSSRKQVTKMLAVVVILFALLWMPYRTLVLVNSFMDNPFLNPWFILFCRLCVYANSAINPVVYNLMSQKFRAAFKRLCKCGGEPTPHSLYMATASYSLAREPLPPTPQPLDHKEGKQPPAASNTALPKQQQQQPPPWSKGDNGDELYCSVV; the protein is encoded by the exons ATGGAGAACAGCAGCAAGTTCGACAGCCCCACAAACATCTCTCTGGCCAGCAGCGACGCCGTCTTCGACGTGATCGAATACAAAGCCATCTCGGTCTTCCTGGTGCTGGTGATCTGCGGGGTGGGGATCGTGGGCAACATCATGGTGGTGCTGGTGGTCCTCACCACCCGGGAGATGAAGACGCCCACCAACTGCTACCTGGTTAGCCTGGCAGTGGCCGACCTGATGGTCCTGGTGGCTGCTGGCTTGCCCAACATCTCGGACAGCCTGGCGGGGACGTGGATCTATGGGCACGCCGGCTGCCTCGGGATAACCTACTTCCAGTATCTGGGCATCAACGTCTCCTCCTGCTCCATCACGGCCTTCACCGTGGAGAG GTACATCGCCATTTGCCACCCAATGCGCGCCCACACCATGTGCACGGTATCCCGGGCCAAGCGCATCATCGCCGTCGTTTGGAGCTGCACCTCCATCTACTGCATGCTCTGGTTCTTCCTGGTCGACATCAACGTCAACAAGAGCCAGCACCTGGAGTGTGGCTACAAGGTGTCCCGCAATCTCTACCTGCCCATCTACCTGCTCGACTTTGCCCTCTTCTTTGTCACCCCCTTGTTTGTGGCCACCATGCTCTACGGGCTGATCGGGAAAATCCTCTTCgccagccccatccctgagcaAGCTGGCGCCACCGCTGagccctggagagagaggagCGGGAAGGAGAAGAACGGAGTGGACACACGGGGGAGCAAGCCCAGCAGCCGCTCCAGGACcagaggggctctgtcctcccgGAAGCAG GTCACCAAGATGCTGGCGGTGGTGGTGATCCTTTTCGCCCTGCTCTGGATGCCCTACCGGACGCTGGTGCTGGTGAACTCCTTCATGGACAACCCCTTCCTGAACCCATGGTTCATCCTCTTCTGCCGGCTCTGCGTCTACGCCAACAGCGCCATCAACCCCGTCGTCTACAACCTCATGTCCCAGAAGTTCCGGGCCGCCTTCAAGCGGCTGTGCAAGTGCGGGGGGGAGCCGACGCCCCACAGCCTGTACATGGCCACGGCCAGCTACAGCCTGGCGAGGGAGCCCCTGccgcccaccccccagcccctggaCCACAAGGAAGGCAAACAGCCCCCAGCGGCGAGCAACACGGCTcttcccaagcagcagcagcagcagccaccaccaTGGAGCAAGGGCGACAACGGGGACGAGCTGTACTGCAGTGTGGTGTAG